Sequence from the bacterium genome:
AGAGATAAGCAGATATATTTTCATGGGATTGGGTGTCTTATTATTTTTGAGTGGTCTATTCATCTCCGGCTTGATTACCTGCTTTAACCTGCATTCTAACCGTCATATTAATAACAGGTTTAAAAGTACGAGCTTTCTTGGAACATTTCTGTTTGGAATAACTTTTGCTTTTTTAGAAATGCCAGCTTGCCCTTGTTGTAGTTCAGTGCTTTTTGTTATTGCGGGGATTGTGGCTATAAAAGGTTCATTTTTATATTCTGTAATAATATTTTTCAGCTTTGCTGTGGGACAAAGTTTCCCAATACTATTGATTGGTTCATCAATGAATCTGGTTAAATATTTGACATCCAGGCTAACAAGATTTGAGGAATATATTAGATTAATAGCGGGAGATATATTAATAGTTTTTAGTATGTACTTTTTTATCATAGCTTAATGAGGATTTTTCATGAAAAAATGTGAACTATCTTATAATTGTAGTCATGAGAATAAACATGAAAGGCACATAAAACAATCCACAAGATGGTTATTCAGTCTCATTTTTATCTCTATTAGTATTTTTCTTATAAAACCGTTTATGATCAGCCAATTACTCAATAGAGCTTCGTCATATACATCATATAATCTATACCCTGAAGCAATAAGGCAATATAAGAAAGTGTTAATTATGGATAAGCGCAATAATAATGCTTGGAACTGGTTAGCGTATAGCTATAAAAACGAAGGATATTTAGAAGAGGCTATACAGACTTACAAAGAAGCAATAAAGATTAACCCAGAAAACAGAGTCGCCCATTTCAACTTAGGTATGATATTTGTATCAAAAAAAGATTACAAAAAGGCTATTCAATGTTTTGAGCAGGTAAGAATTTCATCTTCTAAAACTAAAATCCAGAAAGCTATAAATATGGCTTCCTATCATAAATCGTCCTTGAACATGTTGTCGACCTGTTATGAAAGATTGAAAGATTTTAATAAGGCAATAATTGTATTGGAAGAATTAACGAGATATTATCCTAATGATAGGATAGTGGAGGAAAAGCTTAACTTGCTGAAGAAGGAATTAAATAAGTGAAAGTAAGATTATCCCATATTTTTAAGTATCTTATGTTTTTCATATTATTTACTGTAATAGCCTCAACAAATGTAACTCGCACCGAAAGACCACTTCTTTATTCAATGAAATGGCTGCACGAAGCAAAAGCAGCGTCGATAGACAATAACGCAAAAGTCGAAGTAGAAGTAAAGACAGCCAAAAACGAAAAAATTTATACATTAAATTTCAAAGCACTTGAAAAAACAGAAAGGGATATTATTAACACAGATAAAAATAACATGACAGGGATCTCTGAAGAAGTTTTTAATCTGCATGGAAAGACAGTTAAAATTACAGGATACTTTCTTGTGCCGGCTGAAGCATATTTTTTAAACACTCCAGTAAGCAGTTTTGCTGTGTCTAAAAATGCTTATGGTTGTCCTTGTTGTTCATGGGGTCCGCTGCCTACAATATTTAATACAGCAATAGTAACTATGAAAAAAGGACTTAAGGTAAATCCGCCATTTCCTCAGCTTGTAGAGGTTAGAGGAACATTTATGGTTAAAAAAGAATATTATACCGCTGAAGACGGCAAGGAGTATTTAACAGGTCTTTTCTTTATAAAGAATGCCGAAGCGGAGGAAAAGAAAAGGCGTTTTTGATAAATATTAATAAATTAGGAGGCTGATACTTATGAAA
This genomic interval carries:
- a CDS encoding cytochrome c biogenesis protein CcdA → MISTIQRTLTETPLLAIFIVFWAGAIASLGSCTLVRIPVFFGYVVGASNSKNKSILLTALFSLGLIVSYTLFGVFLGIISNLAGKLVEISRYIFMGLGVLLFLSGLFISGLITCFNLHSNRHINNRFKSTSFLGTFLFGITFAFLEMPACPCCSSVLFVIAGIVAIKGSFLYSVIIFFSFAVGQSFPILLIGSSMNLVKYLTSRLTRFEEYIRLIAGDILIVFSMYFFIIA
- a CDS encoding tetratricopeptide repeat protein codes for the protein MKKCELSYNCSHENKHERHIKQSTRWLFSLIFISISIFLIKPFMISQLLNRASSYTSYNLYPEAIRQYKKVLIMDKRNNNAWNWLAYSYKNEGYLEEAIQTYKEAIKINPENRVAHFNLGMIFVSKKDYKKAIQCFEQVRISSSKTKIQKAINMASYHKSSLNMLSTCYERLKDFNKAIIVLEELTRYYPNDRIVEEKLNLLKKELNK